Genomic segment of Arachis stenosperma cultivar V10309 chromosome 4, arast.V10309.gnm1.PFL2, whole genome shotgun sequence:
CTGTTGTTTctttcattaaaaataatattgtttGCCGCTATGGGTCGCCACAAACAATCGTGAGCGACCAAGGATCTCACTTTTGCAACAGGAAGATAAAAGCACTACTCAAGCGATATGGGGTACTACACAAGGTTGCAACTGCTTACTACCCCCAAACTAATGGGTAAGCGGGGGTGTCCAATCGGGAGATAAAGCGAATTTTGAAAAAAGTGGTGAATCCACAAAGGAAAGACTGGAGCTCTGGGTTGGATGATGCATTGTGGGCATATAGGACGACCTATAAGACTCCGTTAGGGATGAATCCCTTTCGGATTGTCTATGGGAAAGCATGCCACCTCCCGGTTGAAattgaacataaggcctattgggcgGTTAAGTAGTGCAACATGGATTTTACCAAGGCAGGTATAACCAGAAAATCGCAACTAGAGGAACTTGAATGTCTTAGGATGGAGGCATATGAGAATGCACGGATCTACATAAAGAAGACTAAGGCATTCCATGATCACCATATCTGCAAGAAAGATTTTCAAGAGGGTGGCGAAGTTCTTCTATACAACTCAAGGCTCAGATTTATGCCCGGAAAGTTCCGTTCATGGTGGGATGGTCTCTTTAGAGTAAAGGAGGTGAAGCCCTATGGTGTGGTCGAGCTATTCCACCCTCAAAGTGGTGCAACATTCAAAGTGAATAGCCACAGGGTAAAGAAGTATCATGGCTACAAGTCCCCAAGGGAAGTGGAGGTGTTCTTACTTGAAGATGCACCTGGAGGAGGAGAAGTTTAAGCTCAtgaccgtccaacttaaggacgttaaagaaaagtgctaggtgggagacatcccaccatggtatgatcttcCATTTTACATAGTTTCTTGCATATAGTTTTTAGAGTCTTTGTTGGATTTTGTGATTGCTTGATTTTGTGAGTTTGTCTAAGTATGCTtgattttgtttgattttgttgAGATGCTCATGAGGATTTCATTGATCTTGGTTTGGTTGAATTGGTAATGTTGAAGAAAATACTTAATTTTGAGTATTGCATGAAGTTTTGAGTGTTTTTGAACTATTTAGCTTGAATTACTGCCAAGATTGTGTTATAATTGCCCTTCCTCATGCctatggaaaataaaaaaaaaggttgCCCCACGCGCAAGCATGGGCGACACGTATGCGTCGATGCATCTCCACAACTCTTGATACAAAAACAAGAGAGTTACACTGGAATTGTGCAAGAATGGTGTTGGGAGCGCAGTCCTTCCCACACGCAAGCGTAGGCGATGCGCACGCGTCGTCTGTCCATTTCGCatacccacgcgtatgcgtgggcgATGCGCACGCCTTGTTTGATGAAGTCGCAACTCCTGGTACAAAAATCATAGAGTTACGCTGGAGTGGTGCTGCCTTTGTGCGTAGAGCACAATCGCactccacgcgtgcgcgtcatatGACACCTACACGTCACTGGATTTTTGGCTCACCCACACATACGCGTCAATTGCCGATTTTGGAACCTCTGGTACAAAAACTAGAGAGTTGGGCCGGATTTGTGTGAATTTTGTGCATGGAGCACAATTTCTCCCCACACGTATGCGTgggcgacgcgcacgcatcatCGCCTATTTTTAAcatccacgcgtaagcgtggGCGACGCACACGCGTCATATCACAAACGCAACTTACGTGCAGCGCccctgttttctttcttttttcaactCATTCCTTCTAttccttcttcctctcttcttcttccttcttacCACCTCCGGTGGTCCCACATTTTCTTTcctctctttttcttctctctcttctcctcttctcaCCTACACTCAACTCtaccttcttcttcctttcaaggttttatttcttttctttctctttctctttttaatatTCCCTTCTTTTTAATTGTATGCCATTACtcaattttctttcttcttagtTACATTTTGATTTTGTTGTGTTACACTCTATTTttgtttcttctctttctttttacaTTTTTTCATGGGTGTTGAACTTCAATGTACCACTTGCATTGGTTGGATATTTTGATATCATTTGGCTTATGTGTGTTATGTAGTGTTGTTTTGTTTATTGGTATTTCATTTTGGGGTGTTACATCTTTGAATTTCTTCAATTTTCTTATTGTTTAGAAgttgcacaccaagtgtttaaTGAAAAGCACATATGGTATTTTAGTTCATTTTGACATTATGCTTTCAATTTAGTACTTCTTTCTCATTATACTTGCTTTCTTATTGTGCATTGAGCCTATTGTGCTTAATCTTTACCATTCATATGctcattacccatgacttgctTCTTTGTACCATATTGCAAGATTGGTGATTCCACTCTCTGTAACTCCACTTTATTTCATTTGCATGCTTCATTGTCTTGGAGTTAGACTAGGTGAATGATTTTCTTGTGCTATTTATCTTTCTTGCATGTGTTACTTAGTGTTGTTATTGATGCTTGAGCCCATTCTTCTCATGCTTTTACTTGCATACTTCTCTCACTATTACATCTCATGCTAGTGATATGCCCCTATGATTACATTGTTGTCTTGCttacatgttgcagctgtcatgtcTTCAAGATGCTTTATTCCTTTGTGGCATTATTTCTCACTTTCATGTTATTATTTAAGCGTTGTTTCTTTGAGTTTTAATGTTTTctcttttccttcctttttcaGAATGGCCATCAGAACGAACAAGGAAAAGGCTTCAAAAAAGCTGTCTACAAAAAGAGCACCTCGAAGAACAACTACCAAGGCGCGCCCTGCACCAAAAGTTAAGCCTCCCTCCAAGAGAGTGAAAATAATCATTCATATTGATGAGCAAGAGAAGGGCAACCCTACGAAGGACTCCACAAGGTTCACGAATCGCTTTTGTGAGCTCATGTTCCCCAATTGGTTGAAAGGAATTACCACTCTGAACCTTTCCTCGTTCCTCCAGAGCACTGAAAGAGCATAACCGTCGGCTAAAAATTTCTTCTCGGTTAGGGAAAATAacttcgttgcaagtatagttcctaacCGACAAGCTATGCTCAATCAAAGTTTTAGTTTGTTGGTTGTCAAAAGTACAAACCGCAATGAAAATTAACCAAcatattcaaacctcgggtcgtctcataaggaattgcaataaagtgaTCAATTATTGGCTTTGAAGGAATAAGGAGGATTTGATTTGATAAAAggggcaagaaattaaatgacaagaaaagtaaatcaagcaactaaagaaagcaagtgataaaaagagacattcatggcaaggattgagaatataggctttctatcctagtcactaatcataacaataattaacaagaatttatcctatttcgtcatctctaacaatggaagaaggtataatgttatcttcacacgagagaaagtcaaataagactagttaatctcaatccaaaagtcttaatcaacttactaattgaattagcaagagattagagtcaatggaaacaatattaACAAACAATTCTAGATCACCAAACTAAATGgggtattaatgactcaagattgcccaattcttctttccaagccaagaatgctcaaaaagctactctaacatccaaccaagtattttgtcaaacacttggaaggcataaaaggaaagcatggtaaatgacaagaaatggtAAAATCTACAACTTCCtagagcaagaaaagtaaaatcaacaactcaattcaacaataaaagaaatataaaacatcaattgcattaaagaaaacCAAATCCAACAAAAGTACTCAAACATGAAAGAGgaataaaaaggaaaattaacaagagaatgatgCGAGCAGAAATTGgcgaattaaaaattattaaaatatatacgttgcaagtatagttcttaactcgcCAGAAAttcacttatcaatttagaaaggtgtcacagaaatttgaaattaaaatactgggagtatgaatcccaggtcatctcccaacgagttgcagaaaagtgtgctattttattaattagatgttttcaaaaaggtttgagttgagtaaacaggaaattaaattagagaatttgaataatgtaaataaaagccttgactgggagttgattagttggaagccccattattgttgaattactttctagattaattgataattaaaggttatcccgtttagttatctcttacttggtaagggaaagtcaaacaagttggaatgctacgtccgttcacaagttgcaacccacttaattaaaagggattggtgttagtgactagagggcaatccaacaataaacccaattacaatctttcttttaagccttccaactcaagggttcctttcaatcaactctccatcaagttagggaactactcgctcattgtgaatgtaaaattcataacatatgaaagggaattgaagaaagacattgtaaataaaaatcaaaataatcaattcaaaataaaagtaatccttgtattaaataatcctaaaaatattccaatGGAAAAATTAAGcaaagcaaaggacatggaagagtaaagccaagtaaagaaaatgaactagaatgatgaagtcttgatgaggtaataactcttctcagtatcccaatgccaaaaagtggtagaaaaataaaatcctaagaacTATCAATGTatagagagaaaacctagaggaggagtaaaaactagatctaaaactaaaactgtgtagaatgaattaTTGTTCTGGTTTTTGTATGTTTTCTGGCTCTATTCTGTTGTTCTAAGCCGAAACCTGGGTCAAAATAAGGTCTAAAATGGCCCCCAGcgaattctgcagattatgcagatcgcgcacgtcacgcgatcgcgtcatccatgcggacgtgTCATTTGCGTTTTTTCCTGCCACGCGTTCGTGTCgtccacgcttccgcgtcacttgtgcttttccaatccgcgcggtcgcgtgaacCATGCGGCCGCATCATTGCGATTTCTCCTCTttcgcgcgaacgcgtgagccatgcgtctgcgtcacttctcgctggtcatctcctcaatttctcgtgttccttccatttttgctagcttcctttccaatctccaactcattcataccctataaagcctgaaacacttaacacatagattacagcatcgaatggaataaaggagaattaaaatgcataattaaaagTTTCTATGAagcagttttcaatcatgtaataatttcaggaaggaaatataaatgcatgctaaattaatgaataagtgggtaaggatcatgataaaaccacacaattaaacacaatataaaccataaaatagtggtttatcagagAACTAAGAAGAACAAaggtaaaagaacaagaattcataaagaaaactagatgaaaacaagaaacaaaactTAGATCTAAGATTAAAATTAGCCTAAGAACCCTAATATCTACCATTGTTagctgataaaccactattttatggtttatcttgtgctcaattgagtggattttatcaatctttcatacacttgttcatactatttgcatggttttacaattccttcccagaatttgttctataattgaaaacttacttcctagagtctttaatttgtgtattttaatcatctcttattaccatttgatgccttaatatgtgtgttaagtattttcagagattacagggcaggaatggcttagaaattaaaatgaggcggttccagttgcgttagaaagctaacatccgggacttcgaaatgatatataatttgacATAGTGGCCATACAGCTAGGTGACGCGCATGCGTGATTCACGCGCACACGTCACAGTGACGAAAAACTAGCGTGGCGGATTTCACCCctagcgatttctgggctgtttttgacccagttctcgacccaaaaaacacagattagaggctataaagtgggggaatctATTCATTCATGAGGATAGGTTGATAATTCAcatttttaggttttagatgtagttctAAGAGAGATaggctctctcttctctcttaggatttaggatttaggatttaggatttctcttaatTTTAGGATTGCTTCTCCATTCCaagttcaatgttcctttaatttaacttctcttatacttttatttgttctagCTTACTAgtttattctatttttcttgttGGTTCTCTTTTTAGCCATTGGCTTATGAACTCTTCATGTTagattttaatttctatttaatgcaatttgaggtatttcagatttatgattttaatttagctttttacattcttagcTTTAATTGATGAATTGATTAAGAGGAGACACTTGAGTTGGAATGCACAAGTGGACAGTTAAtttggaagttgttggctaaTTCTCTATTTACTAACGCTAgaccttcccaagggagaggactAGGATTTGTGAATAAGAGTTAGCTCaattacttgactttcctttatttagtaagggttaactaagtaaaaATAACAACCTTTTGATACTACACTTGAGAaaattccaacaaggatagaacttccaattaatcattctcccagtcaaggctttttaatttaattacataaaacctcttgttaattttcattactttaatttataattatttttgtgcCCATTGCCCAGACTCCAAATTTCCCagaaaactcataaccaataataaatacacctccctgcaattccttgagagacgacccgaggtttcaatacttcagttataaattttattgggtttgctttagtgacaaacaagtttttttgtacgaaaggatttttgttggtttagaagctatacttataacacgattatttttgtgaaattctagaccacgcaagaaTCCTCTTGTcattagccaattttgagcctacgtTAAACCCcttttgttctttaatttagcacatcaatacccctaagtgaaaaacaatGGATGtcctttgattagcttaggcgaGTGAGGGTGTGTGTCATTTAAGcgcggggggggggggggggagctTGGGAACATTGGTAGAGGTAAAAGTGTGTGTTTGTAGTTTTTATTGAAAATGTTGGAAATTAGGTACACTCTCAGGTATTGAATGGTTACACCATTATGCATTGGCACTGTTGTATATGTttcatcaaaagaaaaaaaatatatatgtagaaaaagaaatagaaaaataaaagaaacaaaatatatagaaaaagaaagcaataaaaaggggacaaaatgccccaaggcGAAGCCAATAATAACCAATGCATATGGGGTGTGTAttaaaagagaatgcatgagtgtgtgaaaagtgaatgaatgggtagttaggttgtGTATTAGAATAGTATAGGTTGTGTGTGTGTTAGGTGAGAGAttaggttaatcaaggattcaaatttcgAGCTCACTTGGCCATATATGCATCCTTTCCCTTActctagccccattacaacctaaagataagccctcatgatgaatgtacgCATGCACCGAATAAttattgattgttagatgaaaaacaaatcttagaaagcatgattagaggggAATTGAGTGATCGACCCAatacacttgagcgaatagagcaGATACACTTCTGGGGAGGGTTCGATACTCAACTCTTTGTTCCCGGCCTTCACAAGCTTTCTTCATGCAATTTGCTTACATGTCATTTTGATGTTTGAATTGGTAGAGTTCATGAATTATCATATCACCTTGGCCCTATGTATTCATATATGTTTTGGAAGTTGATTCACTTTTGACCAAGTAGATAGAAGCATTTGCATTAGTTGCATCCATGTAGGTAAATCGCATTTCATAAACCTCATTCTCCTATGTTCTTTGGTCTTTTTatttttagcatgaggacatgcttagtttaagtgtggggaggtttgataaaccccaattttgtggtttatcttgtgtagAATTTGGAGGGTCTTATCAATATTTTCtgcacttattcatataaattgcatggttttgtgtttccttcctaattttgggTCAtggttgaaaacatgcttctttgaccttaaaaatGCTATATTTTAATCCttttttattaccattcgatgccgtgatgtgtttgttaagttGATTCAGGATctatagggcaagaatggcctggaagatggaaaggaagcatgcataAGTGGAAGGAACATGAAGAATGGAGTTTTGGAGAATTAGACACGACGCGCACACGTGActgacgcacacgcgtggaaGCATATTGCTAGGACTTGCGCGTAAAAGCTGACGTATTCGCGTGGCTGGGCAAAAATCCGACCAACGCGTACGTGTGcctgatgcgtacgcgtc
This window contains:
- the LOC130975080 gene encoding uncharacterized protein LOC130975080; the encoded protein is MDFTKAGITRKSQLEELECLRMEAYENARIYIKKTKAFHDHHICKKDFQEGGEVLLYNSRLRFMPGKFRSWWDGLFRVKEVKPYGVVELFHPQSGATFKVNSHRVKKYHGYKSPREVEVFLLEDAPGGGEV